From the Corvus cornix cornix isolate S_Up_H32 chromosome 1A, ASM73873v5, whole genome shotgun sequence genome, the window ttctCAGAAGAACAATCTCATTTGTACACTGGCTTTAATCATAACATAATTTGCTTTGAGATCCCCATGAGCAGTGCAGTACAGGAATTTGTGTGCCATGATCTATGAAAAAGAGCTGAGTGCGTGTTCTGACAGGCTGGGGAAAACGCGAGAGGCAATTATTTCAAtaacaacagcagcactgtttcTCTAACTGGTTTTATAATACTGCCTGGCCCAGGAAATGATAAAAAGCTCTTACAGAACTATGCAGAAAGGGTAAGACAACATTGATAAGGAAGCTTCAAAGGATTTGAGATAACACTGGATGGGAAAACTGGAGaagctgcctgcccagcccgTCTGGGTGAGGACCCTTACACCTCCCACGGCAGAGCCAAAACGAATACtcatccctgctctcccagcagcactgatCCACGTCAGGAGACTACTGTATTGTTgtgccctcttttttttccctagggaTTTCTTTATTCTCTGAAATCTATTGAAGTAACTATATGCATTATTTGTTCCATAAGGTGGTTTCTGagtaatttgatttaaaataaacacataaatgGCTCTGGTTATGGTTTTCTATGTGTGcttcttaaagaaaaacaacacaaacccaGTTGTGCCAAGAACATCCAACTTAGGGAGCAGCTTCAGCTACAGATGTGCCAGGGAGTCCACTTAAACCCTTACATCACCACTGGTACTGGGGAAGGTTTGTGTGGAGAGGGAATAACTATAAATCTCACACATTTAGCCAGATAAGAAAACTACAGAATTTCACTTCAGGAGCAACTGCAATCTCACATCTACCATGCTCCATACAGCAAAACTATCCTTTTCCTAAAGCAGACAGATATTCACCTGGATTCAGAACAAAACAACACGAACTAAAATGAATCACATAAACACATGAAATGCATCCTTATTTAAGTTTGGTCTCACCCTTCTTAGGTGCAACAAATCGAGGGAATACCAAGAGAGTGTGGTCAAAACCCCTGCAAGATACTCAAAAGATTAGACTTAAACAAAAAGCATACACTCTGTCAGGAACTTAAATTACATGAAAGACAAAACTAAGAAACACCCTGCTGTAAACTATAAATATACTCAAAAACCACTTGAATAAATGTACCAGTACCTAGCCCATAACTAGAAATCCTACTTTCCATGATAAGGTTTCGTATTTTCCAGCAAACAGACCCAGGTTGATAATATTAGCTATAAAACAATTAACGTAAGATGCCccttaaaatatttgtctcttCCTGTATCAGAGAACACAGATTCTTTGGAGCATATGTTTCCTATACACACatccaaaatgaaacaaagcttAGTAACTCTCagtgaaaaatgaagttaaatgTGACTACCTAGAAGCTAATTCATTTATTCTTGTTATGCATATGTTCGCAATAGTGTGAAGAAGTTTGCTGGGGACTTTGAAATATACAGGCTGCATATTTCATTCAAACCCTTATTGCTGGTTTGAGATAAATCTTTAGGATCTGTAAGACAAACTGATTAGCTGAAGTTAAGAAACTGCGTGATACCATATTGGGTCAAAACAATGCTTTACCTGTCACCACACTGACAGACACACTAAGTGATGCTATTTAGGGAGAACACATGAGTCTGGCTACACTCTGTGGCTGATTTCTCTTCTCAGCATCCAGTCACAAATATTAAAAGATCTGTTCCTGCCTATTCCATTTACCATCCAATGTGgacatagaatcacagaatcattaagacTGGAAAATACCTCAAAGTTCATTCAGcccaactgttaacccagcactgccatgttcaccactaaaccatgtccccaagtgccacaggCAGACATTTCTTTAACATttccagggacagtgattccaccacttaTGTaggcagcctattccaatgcctgaccgcccaccctttcagtgaataaattttccctaatatccaatctaaacctccctggcGCAACTGGAGGACGTTTCCTCATATCTATGAACATATCCAACATATCTTTGAATCTGCTGACCTTACCTGTCTCCACCACCTCCTGAGCtaaagaaacacagcagcaacCTGCAGAGTTACCAAACACTATCACACTAATATTCTGTGAGTCACACAGAAATTGTGTACTACTACCACCTTtgctgggagcacaggcagaTACAGAAGAACTCATTGTATTTAGGGAGAAGCAGTAGCTTCTGTTATACCCAAAAAAGCTTTCCAGACCTGATGAAGAATTTGCATACCTAAAAGCTtgtctgcttttcccagctctatCAACTgatctaaaaatatattaattccCCCTACAAACCTAGCAACTATGCACTCTATGGATAGCTATTCCAGTTCATTGTGAGACTGGTAAGGTTCATTCCTCCCCATTGAAGTATTCTTGGATACAAATACATGACTGTGTTtgatttgctttaattaaacCAGGAAAAATTTCACAAATTTTGAGGAATATATGAGGAATAACTAGCTTACTTTTCCTCTTGACTCATCGCCAAGTGCAAGCAGTTTTCAAACAACAAAAGCATACAGAAAGATATACAGGAACAACTGTCCTGCTGACATCTAGCAAAAGGGGTACAGCCTCTCAAGCTATCATTTAAACATATTTACAACCAACAGAGTTACAATGCAGCTGTTTaacttcccttttctctttattttaccTGTCAAGTCTCCAACACCTGCTTGTAGCTTCACAAGGCTCCTCAAATTCATAGAAGTCAGTGCTCTGCTCTTCCACGCTGCTGGAGTTCTGCCACTCAGAGCAGAGATTTCTCCTAGCACCCATAGCAAAAGGCAAGTTCTCATACTCAGGTATTTCCTCATAGTGACGCACATTCTCATACTCTGGAGCACAAGTGCTGGTTGCAGAATTCAAATGCATTTGGGACAAATTCTCTCCCACAAGTACATGCCTATCTAAATACTCCAGCCTTTGATTATTTCGCATCTCAGGTtgacttctgtttctctgcctcTTCTTCTGTGATGCTGGACTACTTATTTCTACAGAATGTGCCTTGGCAGatttagcttttctttcactgcctACAGACCCTACATTCCTGTTGTTATTTCCATACCCATCCCCACTGGAAAGGTTGGCAGTAGCACTCTCCACTGACTGGCTGCCTTTAGACAGAAATTTTTGAAAGTCACTTTTCTTTAAGCAAACTGACAGTTTCATGTTCAGAAGCTTTTTGAAGCTGTTTTTCTTGTGATGGTCTTTGCAGGGCTTGTCTGTCCTGTCCATGTCCACAGCAGAGAGAGACTTGGCCCTAGGCTTCGTCACAACAGTCAAGTGGCTGAAGCTGGTAGCAGTTTTTAATGATTCAGAATTTCCTGAAAATGGAAGAATAGGATGAGGTAACTTCCAGACGGGTTTTTCAGAAGAACGTTTGGGTATGTCACAGGACGAAAGTGCATCCTGCTCCTTGGCTCGTGGATGTGCAAAGCGAGATCCTTCTAGAAGGCTGTTCGATTTGTCCTCACTGGAGGTGTAAGAACTTTTGTCCACAAGCTCTGCTGATGCAGCTTTTTTCAGCaggccagcagctggaaggcCATGCCTCTGTGGTTTCTTAGGAACAACTTTCGGAGAACTCCCATCctttattttaacttctttctcttccaagtTTTGCGGTGAAACATGGAGGCTGTTGGAAGCAGATGAGTGCTGACTGCTTGTCAGTTTGAGCTGCTTTGGCAAACTCATGGACAAGGTATCACACCTGACAAAGTTAGTCCTTTTGTCCACAGCACCTGGCCAACTGGTGTCATCTGTTCTCTCATCCATGGAGTTGTGGTCTGCATTTAAAGAAGATTCAACACTTCCCATCAAATCAGGACTTCTTTgtgaaaactgaggcaaaagATTTTGTGAAGCTGACTCTTTCACAGCAGGTTCCTTTACCTGAGGcattttttctgcattgctttGAGTTACCTCACATTTTTCTGGATGAAACACTTCTACATTATTGTTATAACAAACACTTTGACCAAGGACATTAatttttgctggcttttttaTGCCTTGGTCCGCAACCCCGCAAGAATCTTTCTCTGAACTAGATGGTTCCTTTGTTCCTTCTCCTGTGGTGTCTATGCCATCCTGACGTACTAGACATGCAGCACGTGGCTTTCTTGGTTTAGGGATAGGAAGCACTTTGGAGCTCAGGACTGAAGATGTGTCACGGGAGGTTTTATCAGCATCTGCTTTCATCCCTACTTCAACTGAAAACATCCTATTACTACTTAAGTTTTCATTCTCTAGGATTTCCTTGTCCAATGGGGAAGAACAACTGTGATTATTTTCAGTCAAACTAGGACAAATTTCAGACATCTGAAACTCATCAGCATTTTGTTGCTTCCCTTTAGCTACCTCAGAAGATGACGAAGACTGTACAAATTCCATAAACTCTATTTTAACATCATTCTTGGAACTGCTGCCATCCCCTCTGTCAAGTTTGTCTGCATACTTGTGCCTCACAGGACTGCTGTTAGAAAACACACCATGAGTTAGGACATCTTTAAGTTTCTCTTCCAAAATGCTGGCTTTCAAAACCACCTGACTTCTATTTCCCAGTTTTTCATTGTGACTATCCCCCAGAGATAGTGCATTTCTTTCACCAAGTTTGATGTTCTCTAAGGTGTCAAAGTGCTCAAGAATGATCTGAGTTTTACAGGTGTTCTCTCCATTTCCAAGTTTATGAAGGCATTCAAATTTGCAAGATGACACAGGTAGAATATATGCTGTGTTTCCAGTACTCCCTTCTGAGGTTTCATTTTTATAGTTCAAATGGTCTAGAGTTTGAGAAGAatcttccctgtgctcctcaaagctttttgtgcttttttgtgTAGATGATGGAGGTTTAACTTCTGGAATGGAGGAGCTCTTGAGAACCTTTGGTTTCGGTGCAATCACTGGCTTGGTTTTCCTTGCTGCTTGTATCCCACCAGAAAGTACAATATCAGGCTTTGGTGCAACAGGTGGAGGTGCTGCCTTGTGTCCTAGGACAAATTTTGGTTTGGGGGCCACAGGTGGCTTCTTAATTTCtagaaaagatggaaaacaaagactTTATTCACCACTGCCCACAGAACAACTTCACCTGCAATGCAGTATTATAAAAAGTTTTGTAACATTTAACTTGCGATCTACAAGATCTCAATGTCTGCATGGAtccatttttctgttaaaagcaTGCCTCTCATCCCTAACACCACTTTTTTATTAGTTGCCTTTGTTTTAATAGGCACATCAAGGAGTGGTAGGGAAAGTTTTCAAAGTCTTTTTGTAAACAGTTTAACGTATAGTACACATACTCGCTCAGATGCTGAAGTCTGAtgccaagaaaagcaaagcagctttgCCTGGTTTTGCAGTTTTAACTGTAATACCATTGTAAAACGGGGCGAGTACGGTAAGCACCACACGTATAATAAGCCATGAAGTTAATGGGACAGCTAGACTAATGACCAGGGCAGTTCAGACCCTTCCTCCACCACCCAGAGAAATGTGTAACCTAAAATTCCTCgttcccttcctctcctcttcaaACAATAGTGAGATGAATTACTGTACCAGTTAGAAAATTGCCATGTCACTACCAACAGTTCAGTTGGTCTGTGGTATGAAGTTAATGCAGTAATTTCTAGCAAGGCAGTACCTTTCTATTGTAAAACACTATTTCTGTGCCTCATATAAAATTACTCTTCCCAACATGTCTGACCTAGAAACAGTCACCACTACTATGAATTAAGAGCGACTTGGCACAACAAGGTTACAAATCCTGAGGAGAGTGTACAGCACTCAGGAAAAGGAGCTCATGAGGAACTTTGAGACTGTGCAGTTTTGATCCTGTTgtggttttggagttttttgtttgcttattttgtggttgcttttttttaaggtatGCCTGAAACATCTGAATATTGCAGGAGAATATTTATGACCTATTCATTTCCACATGCTGgaataatttcagatttctaAGTCCTCTGAGTGATTTTTGATATGTGCAAACTGGTTTATAAAGTAAACAAGTGTCTCACGCTATTTATATATTACCTCTGTATTTACTACCTTTGTTTTAATCAATATTTTGGTATACTTTCAGTAAGTCATATACATGTTAAATAAAACCCTCAAGAAAACATACTAGTTAATGTTTCACATGCAAATAGATAGGGTAGGCCATTGATTTATTATTCTCTTTGAAATGTGGGTTTGGTGTTTGGTTGTGTTTTACCACCATTATTACTGTAGATATGCAACTATACCTTAATCTCTAGCCTAGAAATGCAAGAATGAAGTTTCAAAGTTTaggtttgttttgtggggggtttgtttgtttgaaggAAATCTAGatgggttttaaaaaaaatttaaaaaaagaaaagaaaaaaaaaagccaatgcCCTCAGTTGCAACTATTTCCTAAACAGCAAGCCACTACTCTAAGCAGAGAGCCAAAACCAGTAAAACCATCTTTTTCTAGGACATGAATCCCTAAATGGTACCCAGACCGACTACTTACACTTAGAATGGCTGCCCTTGCTGCCATTACATTAGCAAACAGGTAAACCCAATGGCAGAgacaattttaaagaaattctgcAAGAGGGAATccagaatttctttccaaaggtACAGCTCCCTATAGCAACTGACAACAGTGACCCAACTGCCACCTACTGCCAAAGCTATACCACCTTCTGTATCCCATCTAAAGGCAGGTTTCCTACACACAGATGAGTCAAAAATTtgctaggaaaaaataaaattaactcttTGGGTGGGTAACTACTGATCCCAAACAGCAGAAGAGAGCTGTACACTCACTTTCAAACAAGCCAACTGCTTATTCAGTTGGAAAATGAAGTGATGGCAATAAAAGAGCCCATGTTCCACAGtaaaaaaacaaggaagggaTACCCAGTTTGTGACAGAACACAACACAGTAGTAGACCTGGGCCATGTCCAGTAATATTTATTAAGCTATTAAAGTTCCCTGAAAACAGGAGAGAGACAGGCTGCTTTGGAACCCTTCCTGATGCCCAAATAATAGAAGTGGATTGAAAAAGATACAAGAGATTAAACACTGGCTAGGTGAGCAATAGCCTGTGGATTATTTTTCCCACTCACAAACTGAAGTCCATAAACCTTGGAAGTTTCTCTCTCTATAGTGGGACTGCCTAACATTTTGGATACCACCAAACTAGATTACCCTGCAGGGATTTCAACTAGCACTTATTAGGGAACAGCAGTTATGACCTGACACTATTACCTGAATATAAACtatcaaaaaaccccatggtTTTATCAAAACTAAACcatgaaaatgtaaagaaatgcaaagaaaacaaaccagttaTTTATAAGCCAGTGGTGGAAACCTGGATAatgaacagagcagaaaaattcaCTTCTGATAATAAGTGCAATTCAGCATGATTTCTGAAGCCTACTagaatttttcaaattacttcAATGCTAAAAAGCATTGAGACAGACAGAAGAGACCAGTAAATTGTGTGGGATAATAAAGACACCACTGTCTGCTTTAAAGTGATTGCACATTTCATCTAGAGTAGATATGGGTCAATGTCTTAACAAGCACTTTACAGTCTCGGTATCAATACAGATCAGCAGTCAACCGCTCCATCAGAAAGGAATGTGATGAAGAGCCCTTTCAAACATAAATGTGACATGAGAGGAAAGACTCCAGGAAGGGAATGCATACCAGTAGTTTTCCTCAACAAAATATCTTTAAGTTTCTGAAGAATACAAGCAATGAAATACTTACAAGAAAATTACAGCAGCTGACAAGGGTTAAAACATGGTAGATTTATATTAGAAATCAAGAATTAAAGTTCAGTTGTTATAAACCAATTCACTGTTGGATGGAAAACATAGTTCTACATAACAGTGCTCTAAAAGGGACAATTTCCCATCCAGAACAGAAAGTAAACTAAGTAGGAGGCAACTGTTATATATAAAGGTGTAAGGAATGACTGGAAGTCATATGAGAATGATTTTTGTTAAATGGCAAGCATAAGCAAGCCTCTTTGgtgaaaaacaataaatataatCAAGGAAGCATTATAGAGCAAATGCATGGAGTGGTTAGTTGTTTGGACAGTGgggttttcctgctgccatATGGAACTAACTATTCACCTAAGGACAGAGATGCTTGGTTATGCTGAGGAGAGTAAAAATTGAAGAGAATTTGGAAATCATTGTACATAGTTTTTTTATGAGAGCTCCATGCAGGTCTGAAGCTAAGCAGTAAATAATCTGGTAAGTATAAAAGATGAAGGgagttgaaaatatttctgtacatAGCACCTGCCAGACTGTTAGTGAAATGTTATGTCACCTTCTGGCAATCTCTGAAATAACTACAGAAGTATCCAAGGTCTAAAAATTATGCTTCAAATCCCAAGGAGGCTCATCCTGGTTAATTTAaccaagaatttaaaaagtaaaattgtaaTAGAATATATACTTATGcacaagtgaaatatttttgataacAGATGGCTCTTgaatcaaaaaaccccaaaaacaaacaaaaacaaacaaacaaccaaccccaaaacactAACCCCGATGAAATTCCATAGCTGACCAGTGAGGTTTGACAAGTTCAAACTAGAAACAAAGCTCTAAAATTATTATGAAACCCAACGGATAATTAACTACAGAAACACCTCGCCTAGCCTTGTGGGGGAGCCACAAGCGCTTACAGACAACTTAAACTCACTTTCTGACACATTTAGGATTTTCAGAGGAACCTTTGGACTGGACATTGGATTCTCTAGCCTGTCTCACTCAGGAAACTGGAGAATCACTATgactttccctcctcccccctccaaTCTTAACTCATTTCTCAAAGAGAATCCCTGCATCCAGTGATTCCAGTAATAAATGCAAATCTAagagcagaaatacaaaattttatttgcataaacAGATTAAATGTTAAAGAGCCAGAGAAACTGTCAAGGAGATATCCTCCAACTTGTTTGACTATGCAAAGGAAGAAATCCATAAATAAAGTGACTAGCAATGCTGCCATCACCAACAGGAAATCTGCTGCTCACGTAGGAACAGCCAACACCATGCTCAgtgctgaagggaaaaaaaaaagggtgctTAAAAATACCAACACCTAACCCCCTTAAAAAAGTTGGATTTAAAAGGGCATTATTTTTCTAACAACAAATTGCCATTAGCAGCACCCATGCAGATCAATGCACATGCTCTTCGTCTGACTTCAggtcacagcacagaaaacagacatttaTCTCCCTGGTGAATTATGTCCTTCAGCATTCTGAGGAAAAAGCAACACCCATTCTCATCCTGCTGATCTCCTCTGTGACCAACACTTGTTATTGCTTGACTGGTAAGTGCTCCTGTTCTTCCTTTGATTTGTTTTAGAGGAGGATGTGAACATCCTGAAGCAACTTCTACTCTCAATCCTTTGGCCCTAAGTGCTCCcccatttctgttcttcagatgATAGGATTTGACAGCTGAGGACCTCACTTAAAAACACTTGTGTATCTTCTCCTACGCACTATCATGAGAATGAGCAGAAAAGCCAGTAAGACATTGCAATCTTAAGCATTACTATTACACAGCTTTAAATCCTTCTCAAATTTTTACCTCTTGACATCTTTCCTGCCCTACATAGGAATAAGGAGAAACAATGATATACGAAGGTGAACTGAGGCAAAAAATCAAATAGCACTATACCTTCTGCAATAAACTCTACTGTTGCTAAAGGAGTATTTTTCCCAGGTAATTTTTATGCCAATACCTTTGAGATGATGTTAATAACTCCTATATTTAGGAACAACAAAAGAACAGGAACAAGTCATGTTGACTTGCATCTGTCCATGAAAAGGGGACAAATGGTTCTAGACACTGCCAAGCTAACATAACTCGATATTCCTTTCCTTACAATGCTTCATATGAACAGAGGCTCCCCTCCTGGTATTCAGGATGCCCTATGAAACTATCTCAAGTCAC encodes:
- the FGD6 gene encoding FYVE, RhoGEF and PH domain-containing protein 6 produces the protein MSSAEIKKPPVAPKPKFVLGHKAAPPPVAPKPDIVLSGGIQAARKTKPVIAPKPKVLKSSSIPEVKPPSSTQKSTKSFEEHREDSSQTLDHLNYKNETSEGSTGNTAYILPVSSCKFECLHKLGNGENTCKTQIILEHFDTLENIKLGERNALSLGDSHNEKLGNRSQVVLKASILEEKLKDVLTHGVFSNSSPVRHKYADKLDRGDGSSSKNDVKIEFMEFVQSSSSSEVAKGKQQNADEFQMSEICPSLTENNHSCSSPLDKEILENENLSSNRMFSVEVGMKADADKTSRDTSSVLSSKVLPIPKPRKPRAACLVRQDGIDTTGEGTKEPSSSEKDSCGVADQGIKKPAKINVLGQSVCYNNNVEVFHPEKCEVTQSNAEKMPQVKEPAVKESASQNLLPQFSQRSPDLMGSVESSLNADHNSMDERTDDTSWPGAVDKRTNFVRCDTLSMSLPKQLKLTSSQHSSASNSLHVSPQNLEEKEVKIKDGSSPKVVPKKPQRHGLPAAGLLKKAASAELVDKSSYTSSEDKSNSLLEGSRFAHPRAKEQDALSSCDIPKRSSEKPVWKLPHPILPFSGNSESLKTATSFSHLTVVTKPRAKSLSAVDMDRTDKPCKDHHKKNSFKKLLNMKLSVCLKKSDFQKFLSKGSQSVESATANLSSGDGYGNNNRNVGSVGSERKAKSAKAHSVEISSPASQKKRQRNRSQPEMRNNQRLEYLDRHVLVGENLSQMHLNSATSTCAPEYENVRHYEEIPEYENLPFAMGARRNLCSEWQNSSSVEEQSTDFYEFEEPCEATSRCWRLDRSLEEHHDHPNVVMGDLQSDEEDIMNSSDEDDDTNSDSSKGETDPQEDKQSKAAGKKTKVYHIAKEIMSSEKVFVDVLKLLHIDFRDAVSHASRQLGKPVIEDRILNQILYYLPQLYELNRDLLRELEERLSHWLEHQRIADIFVKKGPYLKMYSTYIKEFDKNVALLDEQCKKNAGFASVVKDFEMSPRCASLALKHYLLKPVQRIPQYRLLLTDYLKNLLEESADYRDTQDALAVVIEVANHANDIMKQGDNFQKLMQIQYSLNGHHEIVQPGRVFLKEGTLMKLSRKVMQPRMFFLFNDALLYTTPVQSGMYKLNNMLSLAGMKVKKPTQEAYQNELNIESVERSFILSASSATERDEWLEAISKSIEEYTKKRITFNPSKSLEEADPEKQEEDSPLGSKAPIWIPDTRATMCMICTSEFTLTWRRHHCRACGKIVCQACSSNKHGLDYMKNQPARVCDHCFRELQKQDNQCTPKSGSPVNHKSPSSALSTVLQSIPSGRKQKKIPAALKEVSANTEDSTMSGYLHRSKGSKKPWKHLWFVIKNKVLYTYAASEDVAALESQPLLGFTVSEVKGENSESRVFHLLHKNTLFYIFKADDPHSAQKWIEAFQEGTVL